Genomic window (Vidua chalybeata isolate OUT-0048 chromosome 18 unlocalized genomic scaffold, bVidCha1 merged haplotype SUPER_18_unloc_1, whole genome shotgun sequence):
acttttctttcccagggaaaaaggaccgTTGTGAGTTTCCcggggcctgtggccctgagtggccggacacctccaaaaatccaaacgatcgaggatgtgtcccagacccaagctgcccccacctcaaacctgtgctgccctgacagtcccaagggaaccctacaaactgacatcaggaacctgggctggccacttttctttcccagggaaaaaggctgacctttgtctccaggggcctgtggccctgagtggccggacacctccaaaaatccaaacgatcgaggatgtgtcccagacccaagctgcccccacctcaaacctgtgctgccctgacagtcccaagggaaccctacaaactgacatcaggaacctgggctggccacttttctttcccagggaaaaaggctgatgtttgtctccaggggcctgtggccctgagtggccggacacctccaaaaatccaaacgatcgaggatgtgtcccagacccaagctgcccccacctcaaacctgtgctgccctgacagtcccaagggaaccctacaaactgacatcaggaacctgggctggccacttttctttcccagggaaaaaggctgacatttgtctccaggggcctgtggccctgagtggccggacacctccaaaaatccaaacgatcgaggatgtgtcccagacccaagctgcccccacctcaaacctgtgctgccctgacagtcccaagggaaccctacaaactgacatcaggaacctgggctggccacttttctttcccaaggaaaaaggaccgttgtatgtctccaggggcctgtggccctgagtggccggacacctccaaaaatccaaacgatcgaggatgtgtcccagacccaagctgcccccacctcaaacctgtgctgccctgacagtcccaagggaaccctacaaactgacatcaggaacctgggctggccacttttctttcccagggaaaaaggctgatctttgtctccagaggcctgtggccctgagtggccggacacctccaaaaatccaaacgatcgaggatgtgtcccagacccaagctgcccccacctcaaacctgtgctgccctgacagtcccaagggaaccctacaaactgacatcaggaacctgggctggccacttctccttcccagggaaaaaggaccgttttttgtctccaggggcctgtggccctgagtggccggacacctccaaaaatccaaacgatcgaggatgtgtcccagacccaagctgcccccacctcaaacctgtgctgccctgacagtcccaagggaaccctacaaactgacatcaggaacctgggctggccacttttctttcccagggaaaaaggctgacctttgtctccaggggcctgtggccctgagtggccggacacctccaaaaatccaaacgatcgaggatgtgtcccagacccaagctgcccccacctcaaacctgtgctgccctgacagtcccaagggaaccctacaaactgacatcaggaacctgggctggccacttttctttcccagggaaaaagactgatctttgtctccaggggctgtggccctgagtggccggacacctccaaaaatccaaacgatcgaggatgtgtcccagacccaagctgcccccacctcaaacctgtgctgccctgacagtcccaagggaaccctacaaactgacatcaggaacctgggctggccacttttctttcccagggaaaaaggaggcCTTTtttctccaggggcctgtggccctgagtggccggacacctccaaaaatccaaacaatcgaggatgtgtcccagacccaagctgcccccacctcaaacctgtgctgccctgacagtcccaagggaaccctacaaactgacatcaggaacctgggctggccacttttctttcccagggaaaaaggctgacctttgtctccaggggcctgtggccctgagtggccggacacctccaaaaatccaaacgatcgaggatgtgtcccagacccaagctgcccccacctcaaacctgtgctgccctgacagtcccaagggaaccctacaaactgacatcaggaacctgggctggccacttttctttcccagggaaaaaggccgatctttgtctccaggggcctgtggccctgagtggccggacacctccaaaaatccaaacgatcgaggatgtgtcccagacccaagctgcccccacctcaaacctgtgctgccctgacagtcccaagggaaccctacaaactgacatcaggaacctgggctggccacttttctttcccagggaaaaagactgatctttgtctccagggcctgtggccctgagtggccggacacctccaaaaatccaaacgatcgaggatgtgtcccagacccaagctgcccccacctcaaacctgtgctgccctgacagtcccaagggaaccctacaaactgacatcaggaacctgggctggccacttttctttcccagggaaaaaggaccgatctttgtctccaggggcctgtggccctgagtggccggacacctccaaaaatccaaacgatcgaggatgtgtcccagacccaagctgcccccacctcaaacctgtgctgccctgacagtcccaagggaaccctacaaactgacatcaggaacctgggctggccacttttctttcccaaggaaaaaggaccgttgtttgtctccaggggcctgtggccctgagtggccggacacctccaaaaatccaaacgatcgaggatgtgtcccagacccaagctgcccccacctcaaacctgtgctgccctgacagtcccaagggaaccctacaaactgacatcaggaacctgggctggccacttttctttcccaaggaaaaaggactgatctttgtctccaggggcctgtggccctgagtggccggacacctccaaaaatccaaacgatcgaggatgtgtcccagacccaagctgcccccacctcaaacctgtgctgccctgacagtcccaagggaaccctacaaactgacatcaggaacctgggctggccacttttctttcccagggaaaaaggctgatctttgtctccaggggcctgtgaccctgagtggccggacacctccaaaaatccaaacgatcgaggatgtgtcccagacccaagctgcccccacctcaaacctgtgctgccctgacagtcccaagggaaccctacaaactgacatcaggaacctgggctggccacttttctttcccagggaaaaaggctgatatttgtctccaggggcctgtggccctgagtggccggacacctccaaaaatccaaacgatcgaggatgtgtcccagacccaagctgcccccacctcaaacctgtgctgccctgacagtcccaagggaaccctacaaactgacatcaggaacctgggctggccacttttctttcccagggaaaaagactgatctttgtctccagggcctgtggccctgagtggccggacacctccaaaaatccaaacgatcgaggatgtgtcccagacccaagctgcccccacctcaaacctgtgctgccctgacagtcccaagggaaccctacaaactgacatcaggaacctgggctggccacttttctttcccagggaaaaaggctgatcttttctccaggggcctgtggccctgagtggccggacacctccaaaaatccaaacgatcgaggatgtgtcccagacccaagctgcccccacctcaaacctgtgctgccctgacagtcccaagggaaccctacaaactgacatcaggaacctgggctggccacttttcttcccagggaaaaaggctgactTCTTCTACAgaggcctgtggccctgagtggccggacacctccaaaaatccaaacgatcgaggatgtgtcccagacccaagctgcccccacctcaaacctgtgctgccctgacagtcccaagggaaccctacaaactgacatcaggaacctgggctggccacttttctttcccagggaaaaaggctgactTTGTCTCCAgaggcctgtggccctgagtggccggacacctccaaaaatccaaacgatcgaggatgtgtcccagacccaagctgcccccacctcaaacctgtgctgccctgacagtcccaagggaaccctacaaactgacatcaggaacctgggctggccacttttctttcccaaggaaaaaggctgatctttgtctccaggggcctgtggccctgagtggccggacacctccaaaaatccaaacgatcgaggatgtgtcccagacccaagctgcccccacctcaaacctgtgctgccctgacagtcccaagggaaccctacaaactgacatcaggaacctgggctggccacttttctttcccaaggaaaaaggaccgttgtatgtctccaggggcctgtggccctgagtggccggacacctccaaaaatccaaacgatcgaggatgtgtcgcagacccaagctgcccccacctcaaacctgtgctgccctgacagtcccaagggaaccctacaaactgacatcaggaacctgggctggccacttttctttcccagggaaatagactggtctttgtctccaggggcctgtggccctgagtggccggacacctccaaaaatccaaacgatcgaggatgtgtcgcagacccaagctgcccccacctcaaacctgtgctgccctgacagtcccaagggaaccctacaaactgacatcaggaacctgggctggccacttttctttcccaaggaaaaaggctgatctttgttTCAtgggcctgtggccctgagtggccggacacctccaaaaatccaaacgatcgaggatgtgtcccagacccaagctgcccccacctcaaacctgtgctgccctgacagtcccaagggaaccctacaaactgacatcaggaacctgggctggccacttttctttcccagggaaaaggaccggtctgtgtctacaggggcctgtggccctgagtggccggacacctccaaatAATCCCAATAAGCAAGGATGTGCCCTCCACTGGCATCTTTCCAAAGCATTGCACTACATTCCAGTAAtactctgcatttccagtggTTCAGCCTGTCTGACCCTCATCCTGACCCTTAAAATGCACTAAGGAATTCTAAAACAGCCCTTAGGAAGGTGTAACAATGCCCTAAAAGACACCAGACAAGTCCTAAGAAGCTTTACAAAATCCCCTAAATATTCCTAATGGTCCTGCAAAAACACTCAAGGAAACCTGCTCAGcctccaaacccttcctggTGCTCTCTAGCCCACAGATGTCATCCCTACCTTTCTCCAGGGGGTCCTGTTGTCCTCTGAGGGTTCTGTCGTTGTCCTGGTGTGAGGGTCACTGCCTTGTCCCAGCGGGAGCGTTCCGGTGTGCTCTCGCTGTTAGGgttgctgtgtggtgctgctgctggcagggctgaaaagggaaaaggctcttGTTAGGGGGGCTGCTTAGGCTGAGGTtagggctggggggagaggtGGTGCTCCTGTACCCTAACTTGCCTCCTAAGCTGTACCCTGTAGCCCTGATCTCCACTGCACTGTCCAGCCCTCAAGCCCTCGCCCTTTACCCCTcaacctctccctctgccccccagccctcaggctctgtgtgtcaccctCGAGCCCCCCCTTTGCCCCTCAAGccccctctcagctgcccctcagctcctgtgcGTCACCCTTAATCCCTCTCCtttgcccctcagcccccagcttctctgaggcaccctccagctgcccctgcccccctcagcatctctctgtcacccactgtcccctctccctgtgcctccctcagctcccagcctctgtcACCCTCAAGCCCCCACAATGCCCCTCAGCCTCTATGTGCTGTGCcatgaaaaaacataaaatttccctaaaaacccctcatcttcaaaatgttctaaaagccccacaaaaacataaaaatagccTCAGAATACccttaaaatacaagaaaaataccctacttttaaaaaaaccctaaaacacacCTAAATATCCCTAAAAAACCTTTAAGAAATCCCTCAATATTCCTAAAAGAGctctaaaaataccccaaaaatacttaaaatgccCTGATAAGAccctaaaaaaacctaaaagttCCCTCAAAAGACCTAAAAATACCCTAGTCCTAAGAGTCCTCCACATACCCTCAATAGacctaaaaaagccccaagaacacccccaaaaaaacccataaaaattctaattagtagtaagaaagccatgaaaataccctaaaaaaaatcttttaaaagccctaaaaaagccctaaaaaagccctaaaagtATCCTAAATAGTCACAGAAAATTCCTAAAAAGCtcctgtgaaaaaaaccctaaaatatctttttaaagccctaaaaaacccctaaaaaagtGCTCAGTCCCCAACCTCTACCAGTCACTCTCTAGCCAGCAAACATCATCCCTACCTTTTCATTagggtcactgcctgcagctgctgggagggttctggggctgtcccagcattagggtcactgcctgcagctgtggttgAGGAACACTGGTGTTCTAGGGGTGTGTTTAGGGTGAGCTTAGGGTTGGGGTGAGGGCTGCTGCTGTACCCTAACCCTTCCTGGTACCCCGTGTCCTGTCCTTTGTACCTCTAACCCTCAGGGTCAGCTCTCCACCTGTCAAGTCCCCCCCTTTTTGCCCCTCAGCCCGCAATGCCTGTGTGTCACCCCAAGCCCCCCGACACTGTCCTGTGGCCCCCTAACCTCCACCGTGCACTTTCCACCCTTGTAGGGGTGGGTTTAAGGGTGAGGTTAAGGGTGCTGTGAGGGCTGGTTCACCTGTCACCCTCAGGCACCCCCCCACTTTGTCCCTCAGGAGAGCCCCTGCCTCTCAGCCTCCTTGTGTCACCCTCAGGTTCCCACCGCAGCCTCTCAGCGTCTCTCTGCCACCCTGGAGCCCCCCTTTTTGACTCCTAAAGACCCcttctgcctctcagctgcccccaTGTTCTGTgtcaccctccagcccctcccctcagccccagctgccttTGTGACACCGTGCAGCCCACAGACGCCGTGCCTGCCTGTTTTCTTTGGGTGTTGTCCTGCTGCGAGGGCCGCACTATCCCCACGAGTCCGGGctcccatgtcctgctgcagggagtcaCACCTGGGCGGTGGGAGGagtgagggatggggcaggggcgggatggggaggggtgaagggtggagagagactggggaaggggtgggctGGAAGTACATGTAGGGGTGAGGGGtggagatggggacagagcagaacagggcagaggggaagagGGACATTTGGAGGGGGCAGTCCACATATCCCAgaccaaagctgcagcaaaatacaattttagtgGACAGGGCAAAGCCAAACACcacctgcaaactgacatcaggaaccagggctggccacttttctttcccagggaaaagggcatgtcagggccacaggcccctggaggcaaagatcagcctttttccctgggaaagaaaagtggccagcccaggttcctgatgtcagtttgtagggttcccttgggactgtcagggcagcacaggtttgaggtgggggcagcttgggtgtgggacacatcctcgatcttttggatttttggaggtgtccggccactcagggccacaggcccctggagacaaagaccggtccttttccctgggaaaaaaagtggccagcccaggttcttaatgtcagtttgtagggttcccttgggactgtcagggcagcagaggtttgaggtgggggcagcttgggtctgggacacatcctcgatcgtttggatttttggaggtgtccggccactctGGGCCACgggcccctggaggcaaagatcagcctttttccttgggaaagaaaagtggccagcccaggttcctgatgtcagtttgtagggttcccttgggactgtcaggagctgctctgtcctgctgcatagcctggtgtaatTGCACAAGTCCTGGAGACCTGCAATTTGGAATGGGGGATGTAGTTGTGTTCTAGATGGTATTCCTAGATTCACACAGGATGCTTCGACCTGTTAAGTTATCCTACAGTTGTTTGAATTTTCTCctaactttctttcagatgcagacatTTAAGATCTGTGGCAGAGCGCCCCTCCTGGATCAGGAggttttccctgagaaggtcagtcgctgtttgtatttgcaggggaagcataaatggtgactatgttACAGCACTGTTCTTTGTCTATTATTAGGAAGTCCAGGCAGATAGCTGCAGTCAAGGCCAAGTGTGTcaggtgagcagtggacagaagcagttgttctcgCACAGGTCTCAGTTTCTGGTGAAAGTCTAAgcatcccctttttttttttttttattttaggcagTCCTCTTGCGAGATGTCTCTGATCCCAGATGTCTGAGGCCAGGTGGGTGCAAGCTTAAGGTGTAGGTGGGCGTACTTGTCGGGTCAGGGTGGTGGTCTTTTCTCAGTAtctcagtgtggttttttttgctttgtttctttgcaggtgTCATTGCTGCCCTAGGCGTGTGAAGGAACCGAGTCAAGCGGGTGAGTCGGCATTTAGGCAGGGTGACTCATAGGTGACCGTTATGCACGCTAAGCctgtaccttttccttttgtaggtATCCTCCTGGCAGCCTTTTGAGTCGCATCAAGATTTTAGGTGAGCCGGGGCAGCGGTGCGTCAGAGTTCCGGGGATTCCTCTTTTGCAGGGCGctagttgcattttctgttttgtcttagGTACCGTGAGGAGGCGCATAGCTGAAGTTTGGAAACGGCAGCACCGAAGCGGATGTAGAGAACATGTCGCCGTCCACGTCCGGCTGACGATGGATTTTGTCCGGTCGTCTTGCAAAAGCTAAGTGTCGGGGCCAGTaggtgggagaaggggaaaaacctTTACTATCACAGGAGACAATTAGATGTTAGCTTAGAGGAGAGGCCCATAGTGGGACGGGCCCCttggaagcagagggagagggtttCTCCTCAGCCTCACCAGAGTCTTCGCCGGGCAGGGCAGTTCCGATCCATCTTCGCGTCCTCGCGAGGTTTGCGTC
Coding sequences:
- the LOC128782580 gene encoding uncharacterized protein LOC128782580 isoform X2; its protein translation is MSVCRCDSLQQDMGARTRGDSAALAAGQHPKKTALPAAAPHSNPNSESTPERSRWDKAVTLTPGQRQNPQRTTGPPGERCDSLQQDMGARTRGDSAALAAGQHPKKTALPAAAPHSNPNSESTPERSRWDKAVTLTPGQRQNPQRTTGPPGER
- the LOC128782580 gene encoding uncharacterized protein LOC128782580 isoform X1: MSLFPSALFCSVPISTPHPYMYFQPTPSPVSLHPSPLPIPPLPHPSLLPPPRCDSLQQDMGARTRGDSAALAAGQHPKKTALPAAAPHSNPNSESTPERSRWDKAVTLTPGQRQNPQRTTGPPGERCDSLQQDMGARTRGDSAALAAGQHPKKTALPAAAPHSNPNSESTPERSRWDKAVTLTPGQRQNPQRTTGPPGER